AGCGGCATGATCGCGCAGCAGAAACCGCCGTGTACCGCTTGCAGCAATTGATGCACAGCGTCGGTCTGCAGCAGCGGCTGCGGAGTCAGGCCACGGCTGTGGAAATTGTGATCGATGGACTGACGAAAATGCATGCCGCTGGTGAGCATGCACAGTGGCAATTCGATCAGCGATTCCCAGCTCAACGGTTCTTCGCCGAAGTTGAACGAGCGCTCGTCATAGAGCAGGCCCATGCGCGTCTCGTTGAAGGCCAGCGAATCGAAGCGCTCACTGTCCAGACGCTCAAGATAAGAGACGCCGATATCGATACGGTTGTTGGCCAAGTGTTCGAGCACCTGTTCGGAGCTGAGCGACGACAACTCGAAGCGCAGGTCCGGATGCGCCGCGTGCAACCGTTGCATCAACGGCAACGGATCAAAACTCGACAGCGGCACCACGCCCAAGCGCAGCGTACCGATCAGGTTGCCGCGACACGCCGCCGCTTCCGCCTGCAAGCCGTCATAGGCCGCCAGCACCGTGCGCGCCCAGGCTAGGACTCGCTCGCCCGGCGCGGTAAAGCCTTCGAAGCGCTGCCCACGATTGACCAGCGGCAGGTCGAGTTCTTCTTCAAGGCTGCGCAAACGCATCGACAGGGTTGGCTGGGTGATGTGGCAGCGCGCGGCGGCCTGGCCGAAATGGCGGGTTTCGTCGAGGGCGATGAGGAATTTGAGCTGCTTGATGTCCATCTTCGCTCCGGGCGGTTGGCAGGTGTCGCGATTCTAACGCCTGCGGCGCGGTAGCGTCATTGGTCGGACAGGAGCCGGGGTTGGTTGAGGTGGTCTAGTCTTGGACGACTGATCCTTTATTCCATGGAGTGAATGCAATGAGCCTTTTGAGTTTTGTCAAAGAAGCCGGTGAGAAACTGCTTGATCTGCTGACCCCGGGCAACGCCAATGCCAGCGAGCAGCTGAAGGAACACATCAGCAAAGTCGGGCTCGGCAATCCCAACGTGCAGGCGACAGTGGATGGCGACAAGGTGACGGTCACGGGCGAGGTGGCGAGCCAGGAAGAGAAGGAAAAGATTCTGCTCGCGGTCGGCAATATTGCTGGCGTGGGCAGTGTTGACGATCAGATCACCGTGACCGGACCAGTTGTCACTGCCGCGCAATTTGTTGTGGTCAAGTCGGGTGATACCCTCAGCGCGATTTCTCTGCGTGTGTACGGGGATGCCAACAAGTACCAGAAAATTTTCGATGCCAACAAACCGATGCTCAAGGATGTGAACAAAATCTATCCGGGGCAGACTCTGCGTATTCCTGAGTAATACAAAACCCCTGTAGGAGCTGCCGCAGGCTCGGGCCGCGTTCGGACGATCTTTTGATCTTGTTTGTAAAAAATCAAAAGATCGCAGCCTGCGGCAGCTCCTACAGGGATCACAGTCCGGCGATCAGGTTGCGGTAGTCCTCGACTGCTGCAAATTCGGCTGTGTCCTTGGGCCCTTTGCGGCTGTCCGGTTGTTTCACTGCGAGCAAATGCGCCACGCCAAAATCCCTTGCACTGCGCAGGATCGGCAAGGTGTCGTCGATAAACAGACTGCGCGCCGGATCAAAACCGATATCCGCCTGCAAGGCATCCCAGAACTGCGGGTTTTCCTTGGGAAAACCGTAATCGTGCGAGCTGATCAAGCGCTCGAAATACGGCGCCAGTTCGATCCGTTCCAGCTTCAATGACAGCGAATCACGATGGGCATTGGTGATCATGATCACCCGTTTGCCCGCGCGTTTAATCGCCTCGAGAAACGTATCGGCGTCCGGGCGCAGGGCGATCAAGTGCGCGGTTTCCTGTTTCAGCTCGCGCACCGACAGCTTCAACTCTGCACTCCAGAAATCCAGGCAATACCATTGCAACTGGCCGGCGTGGCGTTCGAACAGCGGCTGCAATTCCATCTCGGCCATTGCCCGGCTCACCCCGTGCAGCTCGGCGTAACGCTGCGGCAAGTGTTCCAGCCAGAAGTGATTGTCGAAGTGTAGGTCCAGCAGCGTGCCGTCCATGTCGAGCAGGACGGTATCGATGTCGGACCATGGTAATGAAGGCATGGCAACGTCTCGAAACGGTAGAAAGATATCCGACATAAACAATCGGGAAAGCCGCGTTATAGTAGCGCGTTCACGCCAAGGAGCTTTGCATGCGCCAGAAACCCACCGTACTCGCCCGCGAAATTGTCGCTACCAGTCGATTGTTCTGCGTCGAAGAACTCAAGTTGCGTTTCTCCAATGGCGTTGAGCGTACCTACGAACGTCTGGTCGGCAAAGGTGCGGGCTACGGCGCGGTGATGATCGTGGCGATGCTGG
This window of the Pseudomonas fluorescens genome carries:
- the lysM gene encoding peptidoglycan-binding protein LysM; the encoded protein is MSLLSFVKEAGEKLLDLLTPGNANASEQLKEHISKVGLGNPNVQATVDGDKVTVTGEVASQEEKEKILLAVGNIAGVGSVDDQITVTGPVVTAAQFVVVKSGDTLSAISLRVYGDANKYQKIFDANKPMLKDVNKIYPGQTLRIPE
- a CDS encoding LysR family transcriptional regulator; the protein is MDIKQLKFLIALDETRHFGQAAARCHITQPTLSMRLRSLEEELDLPLVNRGQRFEGFTAPGERVLAWARTVLAAYDGLQAEAAACRGNLIGTLRLGVVPLSSFDPLPLMQRLHAAHPDLRFELSSLSSEQVLEHLANNRIDIGVSYLERLDSERFDSLAFNETRMGLLYDERSFNFGEEPLSWESLIELPLCMLTSGMHFRQSIDHNFHSRGLTPQPLLQTDAVHQLLQAVHGGFCCAIMPLDGGAETLADHLRLQPIENAHTLAPLGLIMRRGAPRSALAEACFALYQKSRPEA
- the yrfG gene encoding GMP/IMP nucleotidase; protein product: MPSLPWSDIDTVLLDMDGTLLDLHFDNHFWLEHLPQRYAELHGVSRAMAEMELQPLFERHAGQLQWYCLDFWSAELKLSVRELKQETAHLIALRPDADTFLEAIKRAGKRVIMITNAHRDSLSLKLERIELAPYFERLISSHDYGFPKENPQFWDALQADIGFDPARSLFIDDTLPILRSARDFGVAHLLAVKQPDSRKGPKDTAEFAAVEDYRNLIAGL